From a region of the Octopus sinensis linkage group LG18, ASM634580v1, whole genome shotgun sequence genome:
- the LOC115221268 gene encoding uncharacterized protein LOC115221268: MAEEMQKITGEMQEILLDEGSRRESYRERIKRFPNVMEESFEKAEEGWSSFYKKVESTLNNDILFGLEDEIRQKNVLVYILWQMNDKFSAEKLANEVREKKPDNLVALTNLAFIHLYDGNIPEVRNLLDNLSKLEERENFSLIEAEGKRNVAYCLATISFEDHERAVELYKESLNVCPDIICVCFLLLCCNIVV, encoded by the coding sequence gatGAAGGAAGTAGAAGAGAATCGTATAGGGAGAGAATTAAAAGATTTCCAAATGTAATGGAAGAAAGTTTTGAGAAAGCCGAAGAAGGTTGGTCGTCTTTCTACAAAAAAGTAGAAAGTACGTTGAATAATGATATCTTATTTGGTTTAGAAGATGAGATTCGTCAAAAGAACGTCCTAGTATATATTCTGTGGCAGATGAACGATAAATTTTCAGCTGAAAAATTAGCCAATGAAGTTCGAGAAAAGAAGCCAGATAACCTGGTGGCATTAACCAACCTTGCATTCATTCATTTGTACGATGGAAATATCCCTGAGGTAAGAAACCTTTTGGATAATCTAAGCAAgcttgaagaaagagaaaatttctcgctgatAGAAGCAGAAGGCAAAAGAAATGTTGCTTATTGTTTAGCTACTATATCTTTTGAAGATCATGAAAGAGCTGTCGAACTTTACAAAGAGTCTCTCAACGTTTGTCCAGACATTATCTGTGTATGTTTTCTATTGCTTTGTTGCAATATCGTTGTTTAA
- the LOC115221270 gene encoding interferon-induced protein with tetratricopeptide repeats 5-like has translation MAEEMQETLQDEGSRRESYRERIKRFPNVMEESFKKTKEDWSSFYKKVENSLNKDISFGLEDEIRQKNVQVYILWQMKDKSKAEELASEVREKKPDNLVALTSLAFIHLNNGNIPEVRNLLDDLSNLEERENFSLIEAEGKRNVAYCLATISFEDHERAVELYKESLNVCPDDYLCMFSIALLQYRCLRKNIDKEKRCENIKESIQYLEKIQCAFRQHNNKALMGRTLALIGLFQLRPYNFHSQVAEEYFQRALDISPDDPYVLEKSGNHYILSKQLEKARKVLEKAIEKKATPYSHHQLGLLYLRDENPTYTYVPVNKQFSKETNEFAKFLKPPQNIPDRERNELINKAEYHFQQALELSYRYSPALYDIIILYMSLKEYDNARKYCERFKADNIMQDTTPFFETQDECSKEFYRKYYCLCNGCGPETNVEMTSEHSKDDVITNFHFDIF, from the exons ATGGCTGAAGAAATGCAGGAAACTCTACAG gatGAAGGAAGTAGAAGAGAATCGTATAGGGAGAGAATTAAAAGATTTCCAAATGTAATGGAAGAAAGTTTTAAGAAAACCAAAGAAGATTGGTCGTCTTTCTACAAAAAAGTAGAAAATTCGTTGAATAAAGATATCTCATTTGGTTTAGAAGATGAGATTCGTCAAAAGAACGTCCAAGTATATATTCTTTGGCAGATGAAAGATAAATCCAAAGCTGAAGAATTAGCCAGTGAAGTTCGAGAAAAGAAGCCAGATAACCTGGTGGCATTAACCAGCCTTGCATTCATTCATTTGAACAATGGAAATATCCCTGAGGTAAGAAACCTTTTGGATGATCTAAGTAAtcttgaagaaagagaaaatttctcgctgatAGAAGCAGAAGGCAAAAGAAATGTTGCTTATTGTTTAGCTACTATATCTTTTGAAGATCATGAAAGAGCTGTCGAACTTTACAAAGAGTCTCTCAACGTTTGTCCGGATGATTATCTGTGTATGTTTTCCATTGCTCTGTTGCAATATCGTTGTTTAAGAAAGAACatagataaagagaaaagatGTGAAAATATTAAGGAATCAATACAGTACTTAGAGAAAATACAATGTGCTTTTCGACAACATAATAACAAGGCCCTAATGGGAAGAACATTAGCATTGATTGGTTTGTTTCAACTTAGACCTTATAATTTTCATAGTCAAGTAGCTGAAGAGTATTTTCAGAGAGCTCTTGATATTTCCCCTGATGACCCCTATGTTTTGGAGAAAAGTGGCAATCATTATATACTTTCAAAGCAGCTTGAAAAAGCAAGAAAAGTGCTTGAAAAAGCAATTGAAAAAAAGGCAACACCATATTCTCATCATCAGCTTGGGTTACTTTATCTAAGAGATGAGaaccctacatatacatatgtcccaGTGAACAAACAATTCTCAAAAGAAACGAATGAATTTGCGAAATTTTTAAAACCTCCTCAAAATATTCCTGATAGAGAAAGGAATGAGTTAATCAACAAAGCTGAATATCACTTTCAACAAGCTCTTGAACTTTCTTATAGATATTCACCTGCTCTCTatgatatcattatattatatatgtctttgAAAGAATATGACAATGCCAGGAAGTATTGTGAAAGATTTAAAGCAGATAATATAATGCAAGAT ACTACTCCTTTCTTTGAAACACAAGATGAATGTAGCAAAGAATTCTACAGGAAATATTACTGCCTTTGTAATGGATGTGGCCCTGAAACCAACGTTGAAATGACGTCAGAGCATTCAAAGGATGACGTCATAACTAACTTTCATTTTGACATATTTTAA